The following are from one region of the Phormidium sp. PBR-2020 genome:
- a CDS encoding photosystem II reaction center protein M produces MEVNDLGFVASLLFVLVPTVFLLILYIQTQSRES; encoded by the coding sequence ATGGAAGTTAATGATCTTGGTTTTGTAGCGAGTCTTTTATTTGTGCTCGTGCCCACGGTTTTCTTGTTAATTCTGTATATTCAGACCCAAAGCCGGGAGAGCTAG
- a CDS encoding acyl-CoA thioesterase has translation MRDSEHLPTGAIQNRLIAEDGLWFEYPVRAHPHHTDYGGVVWHGQYIAWMEEARVECLRSIGIDYADLVALGCELLVVELSTRYHRAMRLGETAIVRTSMEPGAGVRLNWDYQIVPMEGGDPFLSARITLVTVDREKGKIMRRLPPVLDEVFAKLSQTSSSD, from the coding sequence ATGCGCGATTCAGAACATCTCCCCACTGGGGCAATCCAAAACCGCTTGATCGCCGAAGATGGCTTATGGTTCGAGTATCCCGTCCGGGCCCATCCTCACCATACGGATTATGGGGGTGTGGTGTGGCATGGACAGTATATTGCTTGGATGGAAGAGGCCCGCGTTGAATGTCTGCGATCGATTGGCATTGATTACGCGGACTTAGTGGCTCTTGGCTGCGAGTTGTTAGTGGTGGAGTTGTCCACCCGCTATCACCGAGCCATGCGTCTAGGGGAGACGGCCATTGTGCGAACCTCTATGGAACCGGGGGCGGGTGTGCGCCTCAATTGGGACTATCAGATTGTGCCGATGGAGGGGGGAGACCCTTTTCTCAGTGCGCGTATTACCTTGGTGACGGTCGATCGCGAGAAAGGTAAAATTATGCGCCGTCTCCCCCCCGTCTTGGATGAGGTCTTCGCCAAACTCAGCCAAACCTCGTCCTCGGACTAG
- the lipA gene encoding lipoyl synthase, which yields MERVNLKPDWLRVKAPQWQRVGNVKEILRDLSLNTVCEEASCPNIGECFNNGTATFLIMGPACTRACPYCDIDFEKKPQPLDANEPLHLAEAVRRLRLNHVVITSVNRDDLPDGGASQFVKCIEAVRHESPGTTIEVLIPDLCGNWQALATILAAQPEVLNHNTETVPRLYRRTRPQGDYQRSLELLRRTRELAPWVYSKSGIMVGLGEEDVEVRQVMRDLRAVDCDILTLGQYLQPSQKHLGVQDFITPEQFDAWREYGESIGFLQVVASPLTRSSYHAEQVRSLMERYPRTPTPVNAVSTSPN from the coding sequence GTGGAGCGAGTCAACCTCAAACCCGACTGGTTGCGTGTCAAGGCCCCCCAATGGCAACGAGTCGGCAACGTTAAAGAGATTCTGCGAGACCTCAGCCTCAACACGGTTTGTGAGGAAGCCTCTTGTCCCAACATTGGCGAGTGCTTCAACAATGGCACGGCCACCTTCCTCATTATGGGGCCGGCTTGCACTCGCGCCTGTCCCTACTGTGACATTGACTTTGAGAAAAAACCTCAGCCTCTCGATGCTAACGAACCTCTACATCTCGCCGAAGCCGTACGGCGACTGAGGCTCAATCATGTGGTGATCACCTCCGTGAACCGGGATGACTTGCCCGACGGTGGGGCCTCTCAGTTTGTTAAGTGCATTGAGGCGGTGCGTCACGAGTCCCCTGGAACCACCATTGAGGTGTTGATTCCTGACCTCTGTGGCAATTGGCAGGCCTTAGCCACTATCCTGGCGGCTCAGCCGGAAGTTCTCAATCATAACACAGAGACCGTGCCGCGTTTATATCGTCGGACTCGTCCTCAAGGGGACTATCAACGGAGTCTGGAGTTATTACGGCGCACTCGTGAGTTAGCCCCCTGGGTGTATAGTAAATCCGGGATTATGGTGGGTCTGGGAGAAGAGGACGTGGAAGTGCGTCAGGTGATGCGAGACTTGCGGGCCGTTGATTGCGATATCCTCACCCTGGGGCAATATCTGCAACCGAGCCAGAAACATCTAGGCGTTCAGGATTTTATTACCCCTGAACAGTTTGATGCTTGGCGTGAGTATGGGGAGTCGATTGGCTTCTTGCAGGTGGTGGCCTCTCCTCTGACGCGGAGTTCCTATCACGCCGAACAGGTGCGATCGCTCATGGAACGCTATCCCCGGACTCCAACTCCCGTCAATGCTGTTTCCACAAGTCCGAACTGA
- a CDS encoding DEAD/DEAH box helicase, which yields MAVLHGSWLLDDNSFFLWGETWRRLLPDAIASGEDIAEHPFALNPDDLHQYLHQQQLNLPSDCPPQVQQLQLPSQKDDSGLRPLYSAGPGLDEATLSLHPWQVPGLQLSPPQALELLRQLPLTVAEAGSGSQERWLGPDLRLWQHLSRWSLDLLARGKFVPGFVLRADGRLEARWQLLLDSPRDSDRLYRFSQRLPDACRAIAPESNSATARDNLPSPQALIRGFLSAIVDCQVRQMHPNPGDTPVPPLLKEWFTGLTSSQPHLNLSLKQAEPLASTLNAWLAPVESALLGQNQFRTALRLDPPQQEGDSWSLEFLLQAVYDPSFTVPAATIWTHPVDRLSLGGHTINRPQETLLSGLGLASRLYPTLEGSLETSRPQRCSLNAIEAYEFLKSVRWRLQETGLGVILPPSLESLDGPSGRMGLQVRAEAPKPGQSLGLQGLLNFQWELSLGGKTISKAEFEHLTTQGSPLVEVDGEWVELRVADVRAAQEFFSNRQGDLALSLEDALRISMGDTQTLGKLPVVQFETSGVMQELMDTLTGKRHLEPLAAPPSFAGELRPYQARGVGWLAFLERWGLGACLADDMGLGKTIQTIAFLQHLQEQSALNGPVLLVCPTSVLGNWEREVKKFGPSLSVLVHHGAKRAKGKDLRQVAKNQDLLITSYALVYRDIKALQGIDWRIVVLDEAQNVKNHQAKQSQAVRQLASDFRIALTGTPVENRLSELWSILDFLNPGYLGSPSFFKRRFAIPIERYGDTDSLKTLRSLVQPFILRRLKTDKDIIQDLPEKQEMTEFCPLSPRQAKRYQELVQASLVEIESAQGIQRRGLILGLLTQLKQVCNHPQLLGLKNKKSKAEILKRMSQDSGKVQRLEELLDELIAEGDRALIFTQFAEWGKVLKTHLEQRLGGEVFFLYGATRKAQREEMVERFQDDPQGPRIFILSLKAGGTGLNLTRANHVFHVDRWWNPAVENQATDRVFRIGQTRNVQVHKFVSQGTLEEKIHDLIESKQALAEQVVSSGESWLADLDTDHLRNLLLLDRTAIVEDE from the coding sequence ATGGCAGTTTTACACGGCAGTTGGCTCCTCGACGACAATTCCTTTTTCCTTTGGGGAGAAACCTGGCGGCGTCTGCTGCCGGATGCGATCGCCAGCGGTGAGGACATTGCCGAGCATCCCTTTGCCCTCAACCCCGACGACCTGCATCAGTATCTCCATCAACAACAGCTTAACCTGCCCTCGGATTGCCCGCCTCAGGTGCAACAGTTACAACTGCCGAGCCAAAAGGATGACAGCGGCCTGCGTCCCCTCTACTCCGCAGGCCCCGGTCTTGATGAGGCGACCCTGAGTTTACATCCCTGGCAGGTCCCCGGCCTTCAGTTAAGCCCCCCCCAGGCCCTGGAGCTATTGCGTCAACTGCCTTTAACCGTTGCCGAAGCAGGCTCAGGGTCTCAGGAACGTTGGCTGGGTCCCGACCTCCGACTCTGGCAGCATCTGAGTCGTTGGAGCCTAGATTTATTAGCCCGAGGGAAATTTGTTCCGGGCTTCGTTCTGCGGGCTGATGGTCGTCTCGAAGCCCGCTGGCAACTGCTGCTCGATAGTCCCCGAGATAGCGATCGCCTCTACCGCTTTAGTCAACGTTTGCCCGATGCTTGCCGGGCGATCGCGCCCGAGTCCAACTCTGCCACAGCTCGGGACAACTTGCCCAGCCCCCAGGCCCTGATTCGTGGCTTCTTGAGTGCGATCGTCGATTGCCAAGTGCGGCAAATGCACCCCAATCCAGGGGATACCCCGGTTCCTCCTCTGCTCAAGGAATGGTTTACCGGACTAACCAGCTCTCAGCCTCATCTCAATCTCAGCCTCAAACAAGCCGAACCCCTAGCCAGCACCCTCAACGCTTGGCTGGCCCCCGTGGAATCGGCTCTGTTGGGACAAAACCAATTTCGTACCGCCTTACGCCTTGACCCTCCCCAGCAAGAGGGAGACTCCTGGTCTTTAGAATTTCTGTTGCAAGCGGTGTATGACCCCAGCTTCACCGTTCCCGCCGCCACCATCTGGACTCACCCGGTCGATCGCCTGAGTCTGGGCGGCCATACCATCAACCGCCCTCAAGAAACCCTCCTCAGTGGTCTCGGCTTGGCCTCGCGCCTCTATCCCACCCTGGAAGGGAGCCTAGAAACCTCTCGCCCGCAACGCTGTTCCCTGAATGCCATTGAGGCCTATGAGTTTCTCAAAAGCGTACGCTGGCGACTGCAAGAAACCGGTCTAGGGGTCATCCTCCCCCCGAGTTTAGAGAGTCTCGATGGCCCCTCAGGACGCATGGGGCTACAGGTGCGAGCAGAAGCACCCAAACCGGGGCAAAGTTTGGGACTTCAGGGACTCCTGAACTTCCAATGGGAGCTAAGCCTGGGTGGAAAAACCATCTCCAAAGCTGAGTTTGAGCATCTGACGACCCAAGGAAGTCCTCTGGTGGAAGTGGATGGGGAATGGGTGGAGTTACGGGTTGCTGATGTGCGCGCCGCTCAGGAGTTTTTCAGTAATCGCCAGGGAGACTTGGCCCTGTCCTTAGAAGATGCCCTACGCATTAGCATGGGGGACACTCAAACCCTGGGGAAACTGCCGGTGGTGCAGTTTGAGACCAGTGGTGTGATGCAGGAGTTGATGGACACCCTGACGGGGAAACGCCACCTTGAACCCCTAGCGGCTCCCCCGAGTTTTGCTGGAGAGTTACGTCCCTACCAAGCCCGAGGGGTGGGTTGGTTGGCCTTCCTGGAGCGTTGGGGCTTGGGAGCCTGTTTAGCGGATGATATGGGGCTGGGTAAAACCATCCAAACCATTGCCTTTTTACAGCATTTACAGGAACAATCGGCGCTGAATGGCCCGGTGTTATTGGTCTGTCCAACTTCGGTGTTGGGCAACTGGGAACGGGAAGTCAAGAAGTTTGGTCCTTCTCTTTCGGTGTTGGTACATCATGGGGCCAAACGGGCTAAGGGTAAAGACTTACGTCAGGTGGCCAAAAACCAGGATTTACTAATTACCAGTTATGCTCTGGTCTATCGAGATATCAAGGCTTTACAGGGCATTGATTGGCGTATTGTAGTCTTGGATGAAGCTCAAAATGTCAAGAATCATCAAGCGAAGCAATCCCAAGCCGTGCGCCAACTGGCGAGTGATTTTCGGATTGCTTTAACGGGAACTCCTGTTGAGAATCGCCTCTCGGAACTTTGGTCTATTTTAGATTTTTTGAATCCGGGTTATTTGGGGAGTCCTAGCTTTTTTAAACGACGCTTCGCGATTCCAATTGAGCGGTATGGGGATACGGATTCTCTAAAAACTCTGCGATCGTTGGTTCAGCCCTTTATTCTGCGCCGTCTAAAAACTGATAAGGATATTATTCAAGATTTGCCTGAGAAACAAGAGATGACCGAATTTTGTCCTCTCAGCCCTCGGCAGGCAAAACGCTATCAAGAGTTGGTACAAGCCTCGCTAGTCGAGATTGAATCGGCGCAGGGAATCCAACGACGGGGTTTGATTTTGGGCTTATTAACGCAACTGAAGCAAGTGTGCAATCATCCTCAATTGTTGGGGTTGAAAAACAAAAAAAGCAAAGCCGAAATCCTTAAACGCATGAGTCAGGATTCGGGGAAAGTGCAACGGCTAGAAGAACTCCTTGATGAGCTGATTGCCGAGGGCGATCGCGCCTTAATTTTCACCCAATTTGCTGAATGGGGTAAAGTCTTGAAAACCCATTTAGAACAACGACTAGGGGGTGAAGTATTCTTCCTCTATGGGGCAACCCGCAAAGCCCAACGGGAAGAGATGGTGGAACGGTTCCAAGATGATCCCCAAGGACCGCGTATCTTCATTCTCTCCCTCAAAGCCGGGGGGACTGGGTTGAATCTCACCCGCGCTAACCATGTATTTCATGTCGATCGCTGGTGGAATCCCGCCGTCGAGAACCAAGCCACAGACCGCGTGTTTCGCATTGGTCAAACCCGCAATGTTCAGGTTCACAAATTTGTCAGCCAGGGAACCCTAGAAGAAAAAATTCATGACCTAATTGAGAGTAAACAAGCCCTCGCTGAACAAGTGGTCAGTTCCGGGGAATCTTGGCTGGCGGATCTCGATACTGACCATCTGAGGAACTTACTCTTGCTCGATCGCACCGCCATTGTTGAAGATGAGTAG
- a CDS encoding TolC family protein, with protein MTRLRDWMVLSLTAAIALNCVEVQATPKALGKDLTKEAVSDGDRSVPPELTVESLQPDAPSTPVEGNSPPRQAQIVPGAGFPEIPDFPQPFEVGPIDPNEPAPSYLDPHPNFLRFPTRPEDVEIEGTQPITLNQALELAVRNNLTLQQSQLSLEQSLASLRETQADLFPNVNLSSNLTWSDSANARLNIRRQEETLGQRSPTQGDPTSTTWNTELSVNYTVFDFGGRAGRIAAAEAQVRNTELEIERQLEQVRLQVQNAYYNIQEADMNVQIGRSAVENAEQSLQDAQSLEQAGVGTRFDVLRAEVQLANDQQVLNEALADQRVSRRQLARILNVPQSVDLAAADPVDLAGVWELPLDDTIVLAFRNRAELQQELIDRDIAQEQQRVVRSQGLPQFSLFGSANLVTTSGDGVSGLTEGYSAGAQMQWNLFDGGARAAAIRQLEVQEESASVRFADVRNQVRSEVEESYYQLDSRLQNVSRATAALELAEESLDLARLRFQAGVGTQTDVIAAQNDLTQARGNLVTAILGYNRSLAQLRRAVSNYPFIDEIQGRL; from the coding sequence ATGACCAGATTGCGTGATTGGATGGTGCTTAGCTTAACAGCCGCCATCGCCCTCAATTGTGTTGAGGTTCAAGCCACCCCGAAAGCGTTAGGTAAAGACTTAACCAAGGAGGCCGTCTCTGACGGCGATCGCTCTGTGCCACCCGAGCTAACGGTGGAGTCATTGCAGCCAGACGCGCCTTCTACTCCCGTCGAAGGCAATTCGCCGCCCCGTCAGGCGCAAATCGTTCCTGGGGCTGGCTTTCCCGAGATTCCTGATTTTCCTCAGCCCTTTGAAGTTGGCCCCATTGACCCCAACGAACCGGCGCCCTCCTATTTAGACCCTCATCCCAATTTCCTACGCTTTCCCACACGGCCTGAGGACGTTGAGATTGAAGGCACACAACCGATTACCCTCAATCAAGCTTTAGAACTAGCGGTTCGCAATAATCTAACCCTTCAGCAAAGTCAGCTAAGTTTGGAACAAAGCTTAGCCAGTCTCCGGGAAACTCAGGCGGATTTGTTCCCCAATGTCAATCTCTCGTCCAATTTAACTTGGAGTGATTCCGCCAACGCTCGTCTGAATATCCGCCGCCAGGAAGAAACCCTGGGCCAGCGATCGCCCACTCAAGGTGACCCCACCTCAACCACCTGGAATACAGAACTGAGTGTCAACTATACGGTGTTCGATTTTGGCGGCCGCGCTGGCCGAATTGCGGCAGCCGAGGCCCAGGTGCGCAACACGGAATTGGAGATTGAGCGACAGCTTGAACAGGTGCGCTTGCAGGTTCAGAATGCCTACTACAATATCCAAGAAGCGGATATGAATGTGCAGATTGGCCGGTCAGCCGTGGAAAACGCCGAACAGAGCTTACAGGATGCCCAGTCTCTGGAGCAAGCTGGGGTGGGAACTCGCTTTGATGTCTTGCGCGCCGAAGTTCAGCTCGCCAATGACCAGCAGGTTCTTAATGAAGCCTTGGCCGACCAACGGGTGTCACGACGGCAGTTAGCGCGGATCTTAAATGTCCCCCAGTCGGTGGATCTGGCAGCCGCTGATCCGGTGGATTTGGCAGGCGTTTGGGAGTTGCCCCTTGATGACACCATTGTCTTAGCCTTCCGCAATCGGGCTGAGTTGCAACAGGAACTGATTGATCGCGATATTGCTCAGGAACAACAACGGGTGGTGCGATCGCAGGGACTGCCTCAATTCTCCCTCTTTGGTTCGGCAAACTTGGTGACGACCTCTGGCGATGGAGTGAGCGGCTTAACAGAAGGCTACTCCGCCGGGGCCCAGATGCAGTGGAATCTTTTTGATGGGGGCGCCAGGGCCGCCGCCATTCGCCAACTTGAAGTTCAGGAAGAGTCAGCATCAGTCCGCTTTGCGGATGTCCGTAACCAAGTGCGCTCTGAGGTAGAAGAATCCTACTATCAACTCGACTCCCGCCTCCAAAACGTCAGCCGAGCCACCGCCGCCTTAGAGTTGGCTGAGGAAAGTCTTGATTTAGCCCGGTTACGATTTCAAGCTGGGGTGGGAACCCAAACCGATGTGATTGCAGCTCAGAATGATTTAACCCAAGCTCGGGGTAACCTGGTCACAGCTATTTTGGGCTACAACCGCTCCTTGGCTCAGTTACGGCGTGCCGTCAGTAATTATCCCTTTATTGATGAGATTCAAGGACGGCTCTGA
- a CDS encoding (2Fe-2S)-binding protein produces MANIKFVNEDLEIVAADGANLRIKALENKVDVYKTWGKLTNCGGYGQCGTCIVEVIEGMENLSPPTETEKRKLRKKPDSYRLACQVQVNGEVSIKTKP; encoded by the coding sequence ATGGCTAATATTAAGTTTGTTAACGAGGACTTGGAAATTGTCGCAGCCGATGGTGCAAATCTACGGATTAAAGCCCTTGAAAATAAAGTTGATGTCTACAAAACCTGGGGCAAGCTGACGAACTGTGGGGGGTACGGCCAATGTGGAACCTGCATTGTTGAAGTCATTGAGGGGATGGAGAACCTATCGCCGCCGACCGAAACAGAAAAGCGCAAGTTGCGTAAGAAACCCGACAGCTATCGTTTAGCCTGTCAAGTGCAGGTCAACGGTGAGGTGAGCATTAAAACCAAGCCGTGA
- the cobQ gene encoding cobyric acid synthase CobQ, with protein MKALTVLGTTSEAGKSIVTTALCRLLSRQGIRISPFKGASVGLQSYLTEIGGEMSYAQALQAWAAGISPAVEMNPLLLQPKGDSAYQVIVKGVTTETLSINEFYRWAETEGWAIVRQCLDQLGGEFDLLVCEGAGSMAEVHLRDSDLANMRVARYLNSPTLLLVDSERGGALAHVVGTLELLEPLERALVRGIVINKWRGPQAVRQAAVSWLEERTGIPVLGVIPWDAIACSHQGTLNLLKRHGKPGPPEVTVAVIRLPHLTGFADFDPLDAEPTVRVKYVSLKQSLGYPDAVIVPGSRTTLADLEVLRESGMAQEILDYQAAGGTVLGIAGGFQMLGEFVADPEGVEGMEGRISGLSLLPMTTVITQQKVARQRSVTSTYPHGGLHVTGYELHRGRSKLAETDAFQPLFEDAKLGVVDSYQSVWGTYLHGIFDSGPWRRTWLNRLRQQRGLKALPTGIPNYREQRETLLENLTDFIEQNLDITPLIQ; from the coding sequence ATGAAAGCCCTTACCGTGTTAGGGACAACATCTGAAGCCGGGAAGTCGATTGTAACGACGGCACTATGTCGCTTACTCTCCCGCCAAGGCATTCGCATTTCTCCCTTCAAGGGAGCCAGCGTCGGCTTGCAATCCTATTTGACAGAGATTGGGGGCGAGATGAGTTACGCTCAGGCCCTCCAAGCTTGGGCGGCGGGAATTTCTCCAGCCGTGGAAATGAATCCCCTCTTGCTTCAGCCTAAAGGAGATTCCGCCTATCAGGTGATTGTCAAAGGGGTGACGACGGAAACCCTCAGTATTAATGAGTTTTACCGTTGGGCTGAGACCGAAGGCTGGGCGATCGTGCGTCAATGTTTAGATCAGTTAGGGGGAGAGTTCGACCTTTTGGTCTGTGAGGGAGCCGGGAGTATGGCGGAGGTGCATCTGCGGGACTCGGATTTGGCTAATATGCGGGTGGCCCGTTATCTCAATTCCCCAACCCTGTTACTCGTCGATAGTGAGCGGGGTGGGGCCCTCGCTCATGTGGTAGGAACCTTAGAGCTGTTGGAACCGCTTGAACGGGCCCTGGTACGAGGGATTGTTATCAATAAATGGCGTGGTCCCCAAGCAGTCCGTCAAGCAGCGGTCTCCTGGTTGGAGGAACGGACAGGAATCCCGGTTTTGGGGGTGATTCCCTGGGATGCGATCGCCTGTTCTCATCAGGGCACTCTCAATCTCCTCAAACGTCATGGCAAACCCGGGCCCCCGGAGGTAACGGTGGCGGTGATTCGCCTCCCTCATCTAACGGGATTTGCCGATTTTGACCCGTTGGATGCGGAACCAACGGTGCGGGTGAAGTATGTGTCTCTTAAACAGTCGTTGGGCTACCCGGATGCGGTGATTGTGCCGGGAAGTCGCACCACCCTCGCGGATTTAGAGGTGTTACGCGAGTCGGGCATGGCTCAGGAGATTTTGGATTACCAGGCCGCTGGGGGCACGGTGTTGGGGATTGCTGGAGGCTTTCAGATGTTGGGAGAATTTGTGGCCGACCCTGAGGGAGTCGAAGGGATGGAAGGACGCATTTCTGGCTTGTCATTATTACCCATGACCACGGTCATTACCCAACAAAAGGTGGCTCGTCAGCGGTCTGTGACCTCCACTTATCCCCATGGGGGACTCCATGTCACTGGCTATGAGTTGCATCGGGGTCGCTCCAAGTTGGCGGAGACGGATGCCTTTCAGCCTCTGTTTGAAGATGCCAAGCTGGGGGTTGTCGATAGCTATCAATCGGTCTGGGGAACCTATCTCCATGGCATTTTTGACAGCGGTCCCTGGCGGCGCACCTGGTTGAACCGTTTACGGCAACAGCGGGGTCTTAAGGCGTTACCCACGGGCATTCCCAACTATCGAGAACAACGGGAAACACTCTTGGAAAATCTTACCGACTTCATCGAGCAAAATCTCGACATTACGCCTCTAATTCAATAG
- a CDS encoding universal stress protein has product MIERILVAVAGRGLCEEMLNQLLDIPEIQRAEITVLHVVPPQVSADLVSEKLEEGGRVLAQAVKSLKVDPSKINPRLKQGDPKTIVCDVAKEENADLIIMGSRGLGRLVSILENSVSQYVFQLADRPMLLVKDEVYVKRLKRVMVALDASESAQESLDLTLSWVKDLKDAKLILTHVNPPDKNVAPENDPVLKAASEKAKRLGLQTQSLIASGKAGPEICRLAEDNNVDLLVLGSPDRRPNIAKALPDLDRLLGQSLSDYVRVYANCPVLLAR; this is encoded by the coding sequence ATGATTGAAAGAATTCTTGTTGCCGTCGCCGGACGGGGGTTGTGCGAAGAGATGCTCAACCAACTCCTAGATATTCCGGAGATTCAGCGAGCTGAAATTACAGTCCTGCATGTGGTCCCTCCTCAAGTCTCCGCCGATCTTGTCTCTGAAAAACTCGAAGAAGGGGGACGAGTCCTCGCTCAGGCCGTCAAATCCCTGAAAGTTGATCCCAGTAAAATCAACCCACGACTCAAGCAAGGGGACCCCAAAACTATCGTCTGTGACGTAGCCAAAGAAGAAAACGCCGATTTGATCATCATGGGATCTCGGGGCTTGGGCCGTCTCGTCTCAATTTTAGAGAACTCCGTCAGTCAGTATGTGTTCCAACTGGCTGACCGCCCCATGTTGCTGGTCAAAGACGAGGTCTATGTCAAACGGCTTAAACGGGTCATGGTCGCCCTCGATGCCTCAGAATCGGCCCAAGAGTCCCTGGATCTGACCCTATCTTGGGTGAAGGATCTCAAGGATGCCAAACTCATTCTCACCCACGTGAATCCTCCAGACAAGAACGTGGCCCCAGAGAATGACCCGGTCTTAAAAGCCGCCAGCGAGAAAGCCAAACGCCTCGGCCTACAAACCCAAAGCCTCATCGCTTCCGGGAAAGCGGGCCCCGAGATTTGCCGTCTGGCCGAAGATAACAATGTCGATTTGTTGGTCTTGGGGTCTCCTGACCGTCGTCCCAACATTGCGAAAGCCTTACCCGACTTAGATCGCCTCCTGGGTCAGTCTCTCTCGGACTATGTCCGTGTTTATGCCAACTGTCCCGTTTTATTGGCCCGTTAG
- the rdgB gene encoding RdgB/HAM1 family non-canonical purine NTP pyrophosphatase, producing the protein MTILIVATGNPGKLKEMQEYLEETHWDLQLKPQELDIEETGTTFAENARLKAVTVAKATGQWAIADDSGLAVDALDGRPGIYSARYGANDGDRIQRLLRELGETGDRRAQFICAIALANPQGAIALEVQGCCPGTILEAPRGQGGFGYDPIFWVEQQQQTFAEMAPETKKACSHRGLAFQQLLPKLAQL; encoded by the coding sequence ATGACAATTCTGATTGTTGCCACGGGGAATCCCGGTAAACTCAAGGAAATGCAGGAGTATCTGGAGGAGACCCATTGGGACCTTCAGTTAAAACCCCAGGAACTCGATATTGAGGAAACCGGGACCACCTTTGCCGAAAATGCGCGCCTGAAAGCCGTTACTGTGGCCAAAGCGACGGGACAATGGGCGATCGCCGATGATTCGGGCCTGGCGGTCGATGCCCTCGACGGTCGCCCTGGCATTTATTCGGCGCGTTATGGGGCCAACGATGGCGATCGCATCCAACGGCTATTACGGGAACTCGGGGAGACGGGCGATCGCCGGGCCCAATTCATCTGTGCCATCGCCCTAGCCAATCCCCAAGGGGCGATCGCCCTAGAAGTCCAAGGCTGTTGTCCCGGAACAATCCTAGAGGCCCCTCGGGGCCAGGGAGGATTCGGCTACGATCCCATCTTTTGGGTTGAACAGCAGCAGCAAACCTTCGCCGAAATGGCCCCCGAGACCAAAAAAGCCTGTAGTCATCGGGGGTTAGCCTTTCAGCAACTGCTGCCCAAACTCGCTCAACTCTAG